In one window of Aceticella autotrophica DNA:
- a CDS encoding type II toxin-antitoxin system Phd/YefM family antitoxin, protein MLAVNYSNARQKFKEYCDIANKDYETIIITRKRGGNVVMLSEEEYNNIMENLFVRSDKKAYERLLKSMDQLKAGKASQRELDTNE, encoded by the coding sequence ATGTTAGCAGTAAATTATTCAAACGCACGTCAAAAATTTAAAGAATATTGCGATATTGCAAATAAAGACTATGAAACCATTATTATTACCCGAAAACGTGGAGGCAATGTTGTTATGCTTTCGGAAGAAGAATACAATAATATCATGGAAAATCTGTTTGTTCGAAGCGATAAGAAAGCCTATGAACGACTTTTGAAATCTATGGACCAGCTGAAAGCCGGGAAGGCATCTCAGAGAGAGCTTGACACCAATGAATAA
- a CDS encoding transposase encodes MTRSTTPSFILTLRLNTQKYQEDILNKRFNIGRMIYNACLRETYKNYRLMKESKAYIKTCKMPKGEERNNRFAELREKYNLTITYIDDYVSPMQKKFKKNIDSHTAQKLAERALDAVNKLIYGKAKKIHFKKYGEEISLESKTNKSGIKYRDGYIKWNDLEIPVTIKPNDKYAQLASQSRVKYCRIFRQYVKNRYKYYVQLILEGIPPLKERKIGKGDVGLDSGTQTESIVSDNEVKLVELAPEIDSIDREIIRLQRKLERSRRMNNPENYNSDGTVKKGTKGKWKKSKNYIKNQNKLKDRYRKRVAVKRQSLERLANYIISLGNKIKVEDMNYDALSKRAKETTKNRKTKRFNKKRRFGKSIGTKSPGMLLNITDRKLHYFGEELIKVDKTKVKASQYNHITDTYDKKDLSDRWNCFNYNGKEIKVQRDLYSAYLLQNTEDNKIDRSKCIEKFDNFLKLHDKEIERLKKLKETKQLLGSMGV; translated from the coding sequence ATGACAAGGTCTACTACACCATCATTTATACTAACATTGAGATTAAACACACAAAAATATCAAGAAGATATTCTTAATAAAAGATTTAATATCGGAAGAATGATATATAATGCTTGTCTTAGAGAAACATATAAAAACTATAGACTCATGAAAGAAAGTAAAGCGTACATAAAAACATGCAAAATGCCGAAAGGTGAAGAACGTAACAACAGATTTGCAGAACTAAGAGAAAAATACAATCTAACCATAACATATATAGATGATTATGTATCACCGATGCAAAAGAAATTCAAGAAAAATATAGACAGTCATACAGCACAGAAATTAGCAGAAAGAGCATTAGATGCTGTAAATAAATTAATCTATGGTAAAGCTAAGAAAATTCATTTCAAGAAATATGGCGAAGAAATATCGCTGGAAAGTAAAACAAATAAATCAGGAATCAAATACAGAGACGGATACATAAAGTGGAATGATTTAGAAATACCTGTAACAATAAAACCAAACGATAAGTATGCACAGCTGGCAAGCCAAAGCAGAGTCAAATATTGCAGGATATTCCGTCAATATGTAAAAAACAGATACAAATATTATGTACAACTTATATTAGAAGGAATACCGCCGTTAAAAGAAAGAAAAATAGGAAAGGGTGATGTGGGATTAGATTCAGGAACACAAACCGAAAGCATAGTATCGGATAATGAGGTTAAACTTGTTGAACTTGCACCCGAAATAGATTCTATAGACAGAGAAATAATCCGACTGCAAAGGAAACTGGAAAGAAGTAGACGTATGAATAATCCCGAAAACTATAACTCCGATGGTACAGTAAAAAAAGGGACAAAAGGAAAGTGGAAAAAAAGCAAAAACTATATTAAAAATCAAAACAAACTAAAAGACAGATACCGAAAAAGAGTAGCAGTAAAGAGGCAAAGCCTTGAGAGATTAGCAAACTATATAATATCACTGGGAAATAAAATCAAGGTTGAAGATATGAACTACGATGCACTTTCAAAAAGAGCAAAAGAAACAACAAAAAACAGAAAAACAAAAAGGTTTAACAAGAAAAGGAGATTTGGCAAATCCATCGGAACAAAATCACCGGGAATGCTTCTTAATATAACAGACCGAAAACTCCACTACTTTGGTGAAGAACTAATAAAGGTAGACAAAACAAAAGTCAAAGCAAGCCAATACAATCATATAACCGATACTTATGATAAAAAAGACCTTTCAGACAGATGGAACTGCTTTAACTATAACGGCAAAGAAATAAAAGTACAGCGTGATTTATACTCAGCTTATCTTTTGCAAAACACTGAAGATAACAAAATAGACAGAAGTAAATGCATTGAAAAATTTGATAATTTTTTAAAACTTCATGATAAAGAAATAGAAAGATTAAAAAAATTAAAAGAGACAAAACAGTTGTTAGGCAGTATGGGAGTATAG
- a CDS encoding plasmid pRiA4b ORF-3 family protein: MLIQCTKRLLNGLNVKPSLHKDEDPLFCWHANLISLNRRKTIVLVNDKNRYVIVLYGLKAKDFKKLDKLILNAIRETFSHECIKDEVIEEYINRAGEVIYAKTKDKSSVARMNKSCDIVNSYQDSLMNDSIYQSDISKRASRYWVRIRECRYITPSEEMHRDLEVLSGKPIFCCKAAKIKVTLEMKKYKVWRKLIVPLNMTFTEFHEVLQAAFAWKDCHLHEFFIYGNDYENKLFINHPAYHKEGYKAIVNLVSDEEAFDYPSDVEMKFERGIKLSQYIPQYKRLLYKYDFGDGWQHYIEVEKIIDDYDLNYPVCLEGEGNAPPEDVGGEFGYEEFLNIISDKNDPEYEDMMAWGKR, encoded by the coding sequence ATGTTAATACAATGTACAAAAAGATTATTAAATGGATTGAATGTAAAGCCTTCATTACATAAAGATGAAGACCCGTTATTTTGCTGGCATGCCAATTTAATATCATTAAATCGCAGGAAAACGATAGTTCTTGTTAATGATAAGAACAGATATGTTATTGTTTTATATGGACTTAAGGCTAAAGATTTTAAAAAGCTTGATAAACTTATATTAAATGCTATTCGTGAAACTTTTTCACATGAATGCATTAAAGATGAGGTTATAGAGGAATATATAAATAGAGCCGGGGAAGTTATTTATGCCAAAACAAAGGATAAAAGCTCTGTAGCAAGGATGAATAAATCCTGTGATATTGTAAATTCTTATCAAGATTCATTAATGAATGATTCCATTTATCAGAGTGATATCAGCAAAAGAGCAAGCCGTTATTGGGTAAGGATACGTGAATGTCGTTATATAACTCCAAGTGAAGAGATGCATAGAGATTTGGAAGTCCTTTCAGGTAAGCCTATTTTTTGTTGTAAGGCGGCAAAGATTAAAGTAACACTTGAAATGAAAAAGTATAAAGTATGGCGAAAGCTGATAGTACCACTTAATATGACGTTTACTGAGTTTCACGAGGTATTGCAGGCGGCTTTTGCATGGAAGGATTGCCACCTTCATGAATTTTTTATTTATGGAAATGATTATGAGAATAAATTGTTTATTAACCACCCGGCGTATCATAAAGAAGGGTATAAAGCGATTGTCAATTTGGTTAGTGATGAAGAAGCGTTTGATTATCCAAGTGATGTTGAAATGAAATTTGAAAGAGGTATAAAGCTGTCACAATACATACCACAATACAAAAGGCTGTTATATAAATATGACTTTGGGGATGGTTGGCAGCATTATATTGAAGTTGAGAAAATTATTGATGATTATGATTTAAATTATCCTGTTTGCCTTGAGGGAGAGGGAAATGCTCCGCCAGAGGATGTAGGAGGGGAATTCGGTTATGAAGAGTTTCTCAATATTATATCTGATAAAAATGACCCAGAATACGAGGATATGATGGCATGGGGTAAAAGATAA
- a CDS encoding Txe/YoeB family addiction module toxin, with the protein MNKMFTDIAWEDYEYWQINDRKILKKINELIKDIDWNGNEGKGKPEPLKHELQGLWSRRITAEHRLIYKIDDKNIYILQCRGHYDD; encoded by the coding sequence ATGAATAAAATGTTTACGGATATTGCATGGGAAGATTATGAATATTGGCAGATTAATGATAGGAAAATACTCAAAAAGATCAATGAACTTATAAAGGACATTGATTGGAACGGTAATGAAGGGAAAGGCAAGCCTGAACCTTTAAAGCATGAATTACAAGGATTGTGGAGCAGGCGTATAACCGCAGAACATCGTTTGATTTATAAAATTGACGATAAAAATATTTATATTCTTCAATGTCGGGGACACTACGACGATTAA
- a CDS encoding preprotein translocase subunit SecB, whose translation MINANRVLADFQFVGNRVSDFKIETRDIRTNEFKVHVTYDFYYNIKEVKEFEDKYIGYIEFITVIKAKVKNSILFKINLTMEGAFIGNTQKLKQEDFLSMLELNGLTTLSQLSRAYILTVTSLSGINPPVKLPMINIFKLMQEKKNNEVNKNKQQE comes from the coding sequence ATGATTAATGCAAATAGGGTGTTAGCAGATTTTCAGTTTGTTGGAAATAGGGTATCTGATTTTAAGATTGAGACGAGGGATATAAGAACAAATGAGTTTAAAGTACACGTTACTTATGATTTTTATTATAATATAAAAGAAGTTAAAGAATTTGAAGATAAATATATAGGATATATTGAATTTATAACTGTGATAAAGGCAAAAGTTAAGAATTCAATTTTGTTTAAAATTAATTTAACTATGGAAGGTGCATTTATTGGAAATACTCAAAAGTTAAAACAAGAGGATTTTCTTAGTATGCTGGAGCTAAATGGCTTAACGACACTTTCTCAGTTATCGCGGGCATATATTTTAACTGTTACATCTCTTTCTGGAATAAATCCGCCAGTAAAATTGCCTATGATAAATATTTTTAAATTAATGCAGGAGAAAAAGAATAATGAAGTAAACAAAAATAAACAGCAGGAGTAG
- a CDS encoding TIGR02680 family protein: MIERWMINRIGLLNFWYYDDEIFEFADGRLLLRGANGSGKSVTMQSVIPLLLDANKSPERLDPFGSRARKLEDYLLGEEDINGFDERTGYLFMEFKREKKDNYITIGMGLKAKRHQSMDFWGFVILDGRRIGIDFFLYKMEIGDDGKRVKVPFTKKELKNRIGNGGEVVESQKEYMEMVNKHIFGFDSIDEYDELIKLLVQLRSPKLSKDFRPTVIYEIMKASLPSLTDDDLRPLSETIENMDQIKMHLDKLYRNMAAVKKLKNDYDNYNRYILYEKSSDLIKTYNDLYALKKEYDELNRNMETYRITIQQLGDAIISLENERDAMKKKEEQLSNGDAKRTQQELIEEENRLKTYIADKEKKDSELRNKQDKYYDLEKKLKSIQDDKYIRDKQIKDKFDEISSIAQDIDFMEHEFSYSELKKVYGNEFDFGYWKSELKKHREKIKHALNALKEEAEANKKYDASLVEQERFKKAKESKAKNVEEAERQFVEEKSRYVEKVYDWSENNIELKLSKEELEGLSRVILAYGDNTVFDDIISYVRKPYQEISNGIQQEILRLENQKELKQGVLEEKIKLLDEWKNKKDPEPERDIQVVNNRKRLKTAGIPHIPLYMAVDFKDDVDEITRGNIESAMEDMGLLDALIIPGKYFEKALEMDSNMADKYIMPGTFNMMLNVSQYFNVVDNEEGVSAEDISDALSNVFICEENGTTYVDQNGTYGIGVIKGKARDGIRHKYIGFESRKRYREELIKSIEEEIRLIKAEISSIDDEISSRKLRIQKLDYEYSIFPVKDDIEEAYKYLKTANADYEYACNKLDEQLLIVKSCFEELQKNKAIVRELTSCISIHADIETYTSAYEDIEEYNAGLQEIEISYSKYVLLISNEEMLMQQKQDIEYDIDNLKYEISVLGSKIQNSAKKIEMLKDVLKELGLEEIERELEICLRRLDEIPDEIKDKSAEKAKLEERLERNAKDLLSLQEEINLKQDIYNIAEEGLKKELSLGFVKNDVEVDNILKLSKNIVSEYRMAFDKAGFDREKFTGKLQNVYYECRNELLEYGLSIGYIFDVVSTSDDEKIKEAENKQRRLQITANISGKIVSLYALYSNIEDDIRANEGLLRDTDRHLFEEIIMHNVGIKIRAKIFKAEEWVKKMNRLMSERDTSSGLKFFLEWKSVAADNEQELDTKELVDILKSDADMLKQEVFDKVVNHFRSKVDRARRVLEEKDNTETFHKIMRDILDYRDWFEFRLYYRKEGENRKELTDSAFNKLSGGEKAMAMYIPLFSAVYSRYEGASPSAPRVISLDEAFAGVDDTNIRDMFKLIEDLRFNFIINSQVLWGDYDTVRELSICELVRPKNADFVTVIRYLWDGSVKHLMLEEDEETAITQVGAANV; the protein is encoded by the coding sequence ATGATTGAAAGATGGATGATTAACAGGATAGGGCTTCTTAATTTCTGGTATTATGATGATGAAATATTTGAGTTTGCAGATGGAAGGCTTCTTTTAAGGGGTGCCAATGGTTCAGGAAAGTCTGTCACAATGCAGAGTGTTATACCCCTTTTGCTTGATGCGAATAAAAGCCCGGAAAGGCTTGACCCATTTGGTTCAAGGGCAAGAAAGCTTGAAGATTATCTTCTTGGTGAGGAAGATATAAATGGTTTTGATGAGAGAACAGGTTATCTTTTTATGGAATTTAAGAGAGAGAAGAAAGATAATTATATCACAATTGGTATGGGATTAAAAGCAAAAAGGCATCAGAGTATGGATTTCTGGGGCTTTGTAATCCTTGATGGAAGGCGAATAGGTATTGACTTCTTTTTATATAAAATGGAAATAGGTGATGATGGGAAAAGAGTAAAAGTTCCATTTACCAAAAAAGAACTTAAGAACAGAATAGGGAATGGCGGGGAAGTAGTTGAAAGCCAGAAAGAGTATATGGAGATGGTCAATAAGCATATCTTCGGTTTTGACTCTATTGATGAATATGATGAACTTATAAAACTCCTTGTTCAGCTTAGGAGTCCGAAACTTTCAAAAGATTTTAGACCGACTGTAATATATGAAATAATGAAAGCCTCGCTTCCATCGCTTACAGATGATGACCTAAGGCCGCTTTCTGAGACAATAGAAAATATGGACCAGATCAAGATGCATCTTGATAAACTTTATAGAAATATGGCTGCCGTGAAAAAACTGAAAAATGATTATGATAACTATAACAGGTACATCCTTTATGAAAAATCGAGTGATTTGATAAAAACATATAATGATTTATATGCATTAAAAAAAGAATATGATGAGTTAAATAGAAATATGGAAACATACAGAATTACTATACAACAGCTTGGTGATGCCATTATATCACTTGAAAACGAAAGAGATGCAATGAAGAAGAAGGAAGAACAGCTTTCAAACGGTGATGCTAAAAGGACACAGCAGGAGTTAATTGAGGAAGAAAACAGGTTAAAGACATATATTGCCGATAAGGAAAAAAAAGACAGTGAGTTAAGAAATAAACAGGATAAATATTATGATTTAGAAAAAAAGTTAAAAAGCATTCAGGATGATAAGTATATACGTGATAAGCAAATTAAAGATAAATTTGACGAAATATCTTCAATTGCACAGGATATAGATTTTATGGAACATGAATTTTCATATAGCGAACTTAAAAAGGTATATGGAAATGAATTTGACTTTGGATACTGGAAAAGTGAGCTAAAAAAGCATAGGGAAAAGATAAAACATGCACTTAATGCATTGAAAGAAGAAGCAGAAGCGAACAAAAAATATGATGCTTCACTTGTTGAGCAGGAGCGGTTTAAGAAAGCTAAGGAGAGTAAAGCTAAGAATGTAGAAGAAGCAGAAAGGCAGTTTGTTGAAGAAAAAAGCAGATATGTTGAAAAAGTATACGACTGGTCGGAAAATAATATAGAGTTGAAGCTTAGTAAAGAAGAACTGGAAGGACTGAGTCGTGTTATACTTGCATATGGTGATAATACAGTCTTTGATGATATCATATCATATGTGAGAAAGCCGTATCAGGAAATATCAAACGGAATTCAGCAGGAAATCTTGAGGCTTGAAAACCAGAAAGAGCTAAAACAAGGTGTTCTTGAAGAAAAGATCAAATTGCTTGATGAATGGAAAAACAAAAAAGATCCTGAGCCGGAGAGGGATATACAGGTTGTAAATAATAGAAAAAGGCTCAAGACGGCAGGAATTCCCCATATTCCTTTATATATGGCAGTTGACTTCAAAGACGATGTTGATGAAATTACACGGGGGAATATAGAATCTGCGATGGAAGATATGGGCCTTCTGGATGCCCTTATCATACCCGGGAAATATTTTGAAAAAGCGCTTGAAATGGATAGTAATATGGCGGACAAATATATTATGCCGGGAACTTTCAACATGATGTTAAATGTATCGCAGTATTTTAATGTTGTTGATAATGAGGAAGGTGTTTCGGCTGAGGATATTTCGGATGCTTTAAGCAATGTATTTATATGCGAAGAAAACGGCACAACATATGTTGACCAGAATGGAACATATGGAATAGGTGTAATAAAGGGAAAAGCCAGAGATGGCATAAGACATAAGTACATTGGTTTTGAATCAAGAAAGCGCTACAGAGAAGAATTGATAAAGTCTATAGAGGAGGAAATACGCCTTATAAAAGCGGAGATATCCTCAATTGACGATGAGATTAGTTCAAGAAAATTAAGAATACAAAAATTGGATTATGAATATTCAATATTCCCTGTAAAAGACGATATTGAAGAGGCGTATAAATATTTAAAAACGGCAAATGCTGATTATGAATACGCCTGCAATAAACTTGATGAGCAGTTATTAATAGTTAAAAGTTGTTTTGAGGAGCTTCAGAAGAATAAGGCAATTGTCAGGGAATTGACATCCTGTATCAGTATACATGCTGATATTGAAACGTATACTTCTGCGTATGAAGATATAGAAGAATATAATGCCGGTCTTCAGGAGATAGAAATATCTTACAGCAAATATGTTTTGCTTATTTCAAATGAAGAAATGTTAATGCAACAAAAACAGGATATCGAATATGATATTGACAACTTAAAATATGAAATAAGCGTACTTGGGAGCAAAATACAAAATTCTGCTAAAAAAATTGAAATGCTAAAAGATGTATTAAAAGAGCTTGGACTTGAGGAAATTGAAAGGGAGCTTGAGATTTGCTTAAGAAGGCTTGATGAAATACCGGATGAGATAAAAGATAAATCTGCTGAAAAAGCAAAGCTTGAAGAACGTCTTGAGAGAAATGCAAAAGACCTTTTAAGTCTTCAGGAAGAAATAAATTTAAAGCAGGATATTTATAATATTGCAGAAGAAGGTTTAAAGAAGGAATTATCGCTTGGTTTTGTTAAAAATGACGTTGAGGTTGATAATATATTAAAATTAAGTAAAAATATTGTTTCTGAATACAGGATGGCTTTTGATAAAGCGGGTTTTGACAGAGAAAAATTCACAGGGAAACTTCAAAATGTATATTATGAATGCCGTAACGAGCTTTTAGAGTATGGACTTTCAATTGGATATATTTTTGATGTGGTTTCTACTTCAGATGACGAAAAGATAAAAGAAGCGGAGAATAAACAAAGGAGATTGCAGATTACGGCAAATATAAGCGGTAAAATTGTGTCGCTCTATGCGCTTTATTCTAATATTGAAGATGACATAAGAGCAAATGAGGGTCTTTTAAGGGATACGGACAGGCATCTTTTTGAAGAGATCATAATGCACAATGTCGGCATTAAGATAAGGGCAAAAATTTTTAAAGCCGAAGAATGGGTAAAGAAAATGAACCGGCTTATGTCGGAAAGGGATACATCAAGCGGGCTTAAATTTTTCCTTGAGTGGAAGAGCGTTGCTGCAGATAATGAACAGGAGCTTGACACAAAAGAACTTGTCGATATTCTGAAATCCGATGCTGATATGCTTAAACAGGAAGTATTTGATAAGGTCGTGAACCATTTCAGGTCAAAGGTAGACAGAGCCCGTAGAGTACTTGAAGAAAAGGATAATACGGAAACCTTTCACAAAATTATGAGAGATATACTTGACTACAGAGATTGGTTTGAGTTCAGGCTTTATTACAGAAAAGAAGGGGAAAACCGCAAAGAGCTTACGGATAGTGCCTTTAACAAGCTAAGCGGTGGGGAAAAGGCTATGGCAATGTATATACCTTTGTTTTCTGCGGTTTATTCAAGATATGAGGGTGCATCTCCATCTGCACCGCGGGTAATATCCCTCGATGAGGCATTTGCTGGTGTTGATGATACGAATATAAGGGATATGTTTAAACTGATTGAGGATTTAAGATTTAATTTTATTATAAATTCGCAGGTTTTGTGGGGAGATTACGATACGGTTCGTGAGCTTTCTATCTGTGAGCTTGTAAGGCCTAAAAACGCAGATTTTGTGACAGTTATAAGGTATTTATGGGATGGAAGTGTAAAACATCTTATGTTAGAAGAAGATGAGGAAACTGCCATTACGCAAGTGGGTGCTGCTAATGTATAG
- a CDS encoding helix-turn-helix transcriptional regulator, with the protein MDNKLKLRDAWKLIDDLADESTKEKFELDDILYEISMKIYEFRIKNDLTQKQLAEKLEIKQSMVSKLESGQYNPTIEQLWKISKKLGWNFEIIFGEGNSKAKIWDTVDFEENLNDETDKKLETKLAVGS; encoded by the coding sequence ATGGATAATAAATTAAAACTAAGAGATGCATGGAAGTTAATTGATGATTTAGCTGATGAATCGACAAAAGAAAAGTTTGAATTAGATGATATATTATATGAGATTTCTATGAAGATATATGAATTTAGGATTAAAAATGATTTGACACAAAAACAGCTTGCTGAGAAATTGGAAATTAAGCAATCAATGGTATCAAAACTTGAAAGTGGTCAATATAATCCAACCATTGAACAACTGTGGAAAATTTCAAAAAAGTTAGGATGGAATTTTGAGATAATATTTGGGGAAGGGAATAGCAAAGCTAAAATCTGGGATACAGTTGACTTTGAAGAAAACCTAAATGATGAAACAGATAAGAAATTAGAGACTAAATTGGCGGTGGGGTCATGA
- a CDS encoding TIGR02678 family protein yields the protein MEELQMLLENFWIMRSDRESFNKIRDSENRIRTFIEEKLGYRLIINPYIIKLEKVPGDAEEWMGIDAFQTPMDYAFLCLLMAFLEDKGPDDQFVLSSITEYIEAQYDGPDRVDWTLFQHRKSLVRVLNFAVDLGMIKVDDGNQERFSDSRDTEVLYENVGVSRYFVRAFNREVTHDMNVNDFIEDDFPLDSQDTVVQRRHRAYRKLLLSPVVYSEGPDDQDFMYIRNYRNTIAKDFEEYLGAKLHVHKTCAFIIYNDNKYLKSCFPDRNKNISDIMLQVCTVIREMILNGELAYNYDDTIDMTEAEFINIILGLKDRFSSGWYKSYREMSEKQLIQEVIENMESFKMIKRDENLHSVKILPMAAKLIGEYPADFIKS from the coding sequence ATGGAAGAACTCCAAATGCTTCTTGAAAATTTCTGGATAATGCGAAGTGATAGGGAAAGTTTCAATAAAATACGGGATTCTGAAAATAGAATCAGAACTTTTATCGAAGAAAAGCTTGGATACAGATTGATCATAAACCCATATATTATTAAGCTTGAGAAAGTCCCGGGGGATGCCGAAGAATGGATGGGTATAGATGCATTTCAAACGCCAATGGATTATGCATTTTTATGCTTATTAATGGCATTCCTTGAAGACAAAGGACCTGATGACCAATTTGTCCTGTCAAGCATAACAGAATATATTGAGGCGCAGTACGATGGACCTGATAGGGTAGACTGGACACTTTTCCAGCACAGGAAGTCTCTTGTCCGCGTCTTGAATTTTGCGGTAGATTTGGGTATGATTAAAGTCGATGATGGCAATCAGGAGAGATTTTCAGATAGCAGAGATACAGAAGTTTTGTATGAAAATGTAGGTGTTTCGAGATATTTTGTAAGAGCTTTTAACAGGGAAGTAACACATGATATGAATGTTAATGATTTTATAGAGGATGATTTTCCGCTTGACAGTCAGGATACAGTTGTTCAAAGGAGGCACAGGGCATATCGCAAATTGCTTTTATCGCCTGTTGTATATAGTGAAGGTCCGGATGACCAGGATTTTATGTATATAAGGAATTATAGAAATACTATAGCAAAAGATTTTGAGGAATATCTTGGCGCAAAGCTTCATGTCCATAAGACCTGTGCTTTTATTATATATAATGACAATAAATACTTAAAATCGTGTTTTCCAGACAGAAATAAAAACATATCTGATATAATGCTTCAAGTGTGTACTGTGATACGAGAAATGATTTTAAATGGCGAACTTGCTTACAACTATGATGATACAATTGATATGACTGAGGCTGAATTTATAAATATAATTTTGGGCTTGAAGGATAGATTTAGCAGCGGCTGGTATAAATCATACAGGGAAATGAGTGAAAAGCAGCTTATTCAAGAGGTCATTGAAAATATGGAGAGTTTTAAGATGATAAAGAGGGATGAAAATTTACATTCTGTTAAGATATTGCCTATGGCGGCAAAATTAATTGGTGAATACCCTGCTGATTTTATAAAAAGCTAA
- a CDS encoding TIGR02677 family protein — protein sequence MGNKLDLNVIKPIDEVKYLSAENASRYRLIMRYFYEQYQKLKYWMYKEDIYEYVRQFDIFNDYTLEKCEQDLKALTEWKNLIATQDTSKASTIDEFKNKKFRYQLSPYSIEIERMTIRLEGIIGYGGSLQPSLFERIYRSIINITDIAKKDDLQDISRWWEDLNVDFENIYHNATDYIASLQSSNADELMKSEQFIIYKDKLIDYLRDFIKDLQRFSIAIQGFLQKVNQDDVNLVIDKLCRYEMSIPRIDRILSEKEIKEDLLDKWNNISFWFTGYNFEDSEASRLLNISNEIIRKITMYAARIAENRMKSVSRKNDYLILSKMFANANTLKEANLLSAAVFGSFYTRHITGDFERKTESITQSIWEEQPFKIIIKPKTRNYSSTTKTSAILDKSSDKTEILKEYLNDKRYENEIISKCIIGNRICIKDLPIVKPFVRAALLKWIGKAMGRNGKTGKTEDGRTYRVHIPKDGERAILRCTDGNLDMPAIVIEFVD from the coding sequence ATGGGAAATAAACTTGACTTGAACGTCATAAAACCGATTGATGAGGTAAAGTATTTGTCAGCTGAAAATGCTTCGAGATACCGCCTTATCATGAGGTATTTTTATGAACAGTACCAAAAACTTAAATACTGGATGTACAAAGAGGATATATATGAGTATGTAAGACAATTTGATATATTTAATGATTATACACTTGAAAAATGTGAGCAGGATTTAAAAGCACTTACTGAGTGGAAAAACCTTATTGCGACACAGGATACAAGCAAAGCTTCTACAATTGACGAATTCAAAAATAAAAAATTCAGGTATCAGTTGAGCCCATATTCTATTGAGATAGAAAGAATGACAATCAGGCTTGAGGGTATTATTGGATATGGTGGTTCTCTCCAGCCATCTTTGTTTGAAAGGATTTACAGGAGTATCATAAATATAACCGATATAGCAAAAAAAGATGATTTGCAGGATATAAGCAGATGGTGGGAGGACCTGAATGTTGATTTTGAGAATATATACCACAATGCGACAGATTATATTGCAAGCCTGCAGAGTTCTAATGCCGATGAACTTATGAAGTCAGAACAATTTATTATTTATAAGGACAAGCTTATAGATTATTTAAGAGACTTTATAAAAGACCTTCAGAGGTTTTCTATTGCAATCCAAGGTTTTTTACAGAAAGTTAACCAGGATGATGTTAATTTAGTTATAGATAAATTATGCCGATATGAAATGAGTATCCCGAGAATTGACCGAATTTTGAGTGAAAAGGAAATAAAAGAAGATTTGCTGGACAAATGGAACAATATATCTTTTTGGTTTACGGGATATAATTTTGAGGACAGTGAAGCTTCCCGCCTTTTAAATATATCCAATGAAATAATCAGGAAGATAACGATGTATGCTGCAAGGATAGCAGAAAACAGGATGAAGTCTGTAAGCAGGAAAAATGATTATTTAATTCTTTCTAAGATGTTTGCAAATGCAAATACGTTAAAAGAAGCAAATTTATTGTCTGCAGCGGTTTTTGGCTCTTTTTATACAAGACATATAACGGGTGATTTTGAGAGAAAAACAGAAAGCATAACGCAGAGTATCTGGGAGGAACAGCCCTTTAAAATAATTATAAAGCCGAAGACAAGAAATTACAGCAGCACAACCAAAACAAGTGCGATTTTGGACAAAAGCAGTGATAAAACAGAAATATTAAAAGAATACCTTAATGATAAAAGATATGAAAATGAAATAATATCAAAATGTATTATAGGAAACAGGATATGCATAAAAGATTTGCCAATAGTAAAACCATTTGTAAGGGCGGCTTTGCTTAAATGGATAGGGAAAGCTATGGGTAGAAATGGGAAGACGGGGAAAACGGAAGATGGGAGGACATACAGGGTTCATATTCCGAAGGATGGTGAAAGGGCAATTTTAAGATGTACTGATGGAAACCTTGATATGCCTGCTATTGTAATAGAGTTTGTTGATTGA